In one Aphelocoma coerulescens isolate FSJ_1873_10779 chromosome 20, UR_Acoe_1.0, whole genome shotgun sequence genomic region, the following are encoded:
- the LOC138121102 gene encoding neuritin-like has translation MGQRRGPAVLLLALGHLAGLLAAGPACADAYRGLSDCVLKLGDSMATYEEEEGIELQGLRRVCRYWDEFHTCALTVLWECQKEAAAVWEMLRRESRKTKFQGSLFDLCSPSMAQSSAWIRVPNISILSIPLIVTWLNL, from the exons ATGGGGcagcggcggggcccggccgtgCTGCTCCTCGCCCTGG GGCACCTGGCCGGGCTGCTGGCAGCGGGACCCGCCTGCGCCGACGCTTACCGGGGCCTCTCGGACTGCGTCCTCAAGCTGGGGGACAGCATGGCCACgtacgaggaggaggagggcatCGAGCTGCAGGGGCTGCGCCGAGTCTGCCG GTATTGGGATGAATTCCACACCTGTGCCCTGACGGTGCTCTGGGAGTGCCAGAAGGAAGCAGCAGCCGTCTGGGAGATGCTTAGAAGGGAGTCACGAAAAACCAAATTTCAAGGCAGCTTGTTCGacctctgcagccccagcatgGCCCAAAGCTCTGCCTGGATCCGCGTTCCCAACATTTCCATCCTCAGCATTCCCCTCATCGTCACTTGGCTGAACTTATAA
- the DBNDD2 gene encoding dysbindin domain-containing protein 2 encodes MSGPGAQSRSRRLPADMEQAQRNLDAEQMQQQQLKLRDRQKFFEEVFQHDVDFFFPMSHLQIEHRRPPLGSISSMEVNVDMLEQMDVLDLSDQDTVDVFLGCGTEESSIVGSLPGADASQCPEEITLKVPNAAESKSRISSTSSASTDLNSLDTSEEGAETPVVQSDEEDLQEDSPKEQVVRS; translated from the exons ATGTCGGGCCCCGGGGCGCAGAGCCGCAGCCGGCGGCTGCCCG CTGACATGGAGCAGGCCCAGCGGAACCTGGATGCAGAGcaaatgcagcagcagcagctgaaactACGGGACCGGCAGAAGTTCTTTGAGGAGGTTTTCCAGCATGATGTGGATTTCTTCTTCCCAATGTCTCACCTGCAGATAGAGCACCGGAGAC CCCCCTTAGGCAGCATTTCCTCCATGGAGGTGAATGTGGAcatgctggagcagatggaCGTGCTGGACCTGTCAGACCAGGACACTGTGGAtgtgtttctgggctgtggGACAGAGGAGAGCAGCATTGTTGGGTCCCTGCCAG GGGCAGATGCCAGCCAGTGCCCAGAGGAGATCACCCTGAAAGTGCCCAATGCAGCCGAGAGCAAGTCTCGCATCTCGTCCACGTCCTCTGCCTCCACGGATTTGAACAGCCTGGACACCAGCGAGGAGGGGGCTGAGACCCCTGTGGTGCAGTCGGATGAGGAGGACCTGCAGGAGGACAGTCCCAAAGAGCAGGTGGTGAGAAGCTAG